CGGTGGTGGCGAGCCGCCATCTGAATGTCACGACGCTGGCCGGCAGCGGCACGGTGCCGGTCTTCACGAACGGCGACTGGCTTGCGCCGACGCGCGATGTGCGGCGCGCGGTGATTCTGATTCATGGACGTTTGCGCAACGGCGATACGTACTTCGATCTGGCGCAGCGCGCCTGCGAACTGGCCGGCGGCAGCGCGGACGACACGCTGCTGATCGTGCCGCAGTTTCTCGCCAGCGCCGACGTGGAGGCGCACGCCGTGCCGCCTTCCACGTTGCATTGGGACTGGATCGGCTGGATGGGCGGCGACAACGCCGTCGGGCCCGCGCCGCTCAGTTCGTTCGATGTGCTCGACGCCATTCTGCACACGCTCGCCGCGCGCGAGCAGTTTGCGTCGTTGACCGAGGTGGTGATCGCGGGGCATTCGGGCGGTGGCCAGGTGGTGCAACGTTACGCGGTGGTCGCGCGTGGCGATGCGCCGCTCACGGCGCGTGGTATTGCGCTGCGCTATGTGGTGGCGAATCCATCGTCGTATGTGTATTTCGATGCGATGCGGCCGGCGGCGTCGGGTGAATTCGCGATGTTCGATGCGGCCGCGTGTCCGTCGTTTAATCGCTGGAAGTATGGGCTTGAGGATTTGCCCGCGTATGCAAATGGAGAGGGCGATGAAGGCGACGCAGCGGCGTTGCTCGAAGCGCGCTATGCGCAGCGTGATGTCACGGTGCTGCTGGGCGGCGCGGATTGCGATCCGCAGCATCCGGCACTCGACCGGTCCTGTGCGGCGTTGACGCAAGGAGAGCATCGGTTGGGGCGCGGACTCGCTTACGCGCGCTATATGGCGTTGCGGCATCCGCAAGGGCTGGCGGCGCATCGCACGTTGGTGATCGACGGTGTCGGGCATGACGCCAAGGGGATTTTTGCGTCGCCGCAAGGGCGCGCGGCGTTGTTCGGTGATGCAGCGTGATGGGGGCGATGGGATTTTGATCGAGCCTTGATAGGCATGCGCCGTGCTACTCCTGATCGCGTTGGTGCTCCCACTTCTCGAAGGACCACGCGACATGAACAGAACCCGACATTTCCCCGCCGCGCTCGCCGCTGCATCGTTATCTGCATGGCTGGGCGTCGTTTTGCCGTGCAGTAATGCCTATGCCGACGATGCCCCCAGCCCCTGCGCGGCGCTCAAACGCATCGTGGCGGCCGCGCCGGGCGGCTTGTCCTCGCTGACACCCGACGACGGCAAAGGCGTTGCCCAACCCTACGGCGACGACGCCCAATGTTCAGCCGGTCACGGCAGCTACCAATGTATGTGGACGCCGCACCACGACGCGGGCTCGAACGCGGATGCGTTGCAAGCCGTCGCGGCCGATGTCGCTTCCTGTTTGCCCGAGGCGACGCACAATCAGAATTCGCCTGCACGTCAGCACTTTTATGTCGGTGCGCCGGGCAAACGGACCGAGATCACGCTCGCGCCGACGGGCTCGAACAAGTTGCGGCTGGTTGTGTCGGGCAAATGATCGGCTTGGGTAGACGGCGTGTTTCCTTTTGAGCGGAAGCGCGGTGGCTAGCGCGACGCCGGCCACCAGGTCCAGCCACGTCGCGAGCAGCGCAATTCGATCACCGAAAGCGGCGCGATCTCGATGCGTGGAAACACCGCGGGCGAAGCGCCGAGCACGGATACGATCGCTGCCCGCAGCACCGGTGCGTGCGTGACGGCGACCACGTTGTGTATCTCGTTGGCCTGGGATGTGTGGCTTGTCCGTTCGATTAGCGTTTCCAGCCATTCCCCTGTCCGCATTACGAGTTGGCTGAACGACTCGCCCCCGTGTGGCGCGGCGTCCGGGTCGCGGGTCCAGGCGGCGAGTTCTTGCGGCGCTTCGGTCATGAGGTCGGCGAGGCGTCGGCCGTGCCAACTGCCATAGTTCAGGTCCGCCAAGTGCGCGTCGACTGTCGCCGTCAGGCCCAAGGCCGAGGCTGTTTCGCGCGCGCAGCCGGCAGGGCTGATGATGCCGGTTGCATCGTCGAGGATCGGCAGAGACGAACGCGCGGCCTGGATTTCGGCGAGACCGCGTGGGTCGAGTGGAGCAAGTGGGTCGGCGGCGGGAA
This genomic stretch from Paraburkholderia bryophila harbors:
- a CDS encoding alpha/beta hydrolase, which codes for MTQFLNTDDERAPNERPVAVVASRHLNVTTLAGSGTVPVFTNGDWLAPTRDVRRAVILIHGRLRNGDTYFDLAQRACELAGGSADDTLLIVPQFLASADVEAHAVPPSTLHWDWIGWMGGDNAVGPAPLSSFDVLDAILHTLAAREQFASLTEVVIAGHSGGGQVVQRYAVVARGDAPLTARGIALRYVVANPSSYVYFDAMRPAASGEFAMFDAAACPSFNRWKYGLEDLPAYANGEGDEGDAAALLEARYAQRDVTVLLGGADCDPQHPALDRSCAALTQGEHRLGRGLAYARYMALRHPQGLAAHRTLVIDGVGHDAKGIFASPQGRAALFGDAA
- a CDS encoding histidine phosphatase family protein, which codes for MEIRLLLISHASTAAMRAGRFPAADPLAPLDPRGLAEIQAARSSLPILDDATGIISPAGCARETASALGLTATVDAHLADLNYGSWHGRRLADLMTEAPQELAAWTRDPDAAPHGGESFSQLVMRTGEWLETLIERTSHTSQANEIHNVVAVTHAPVLRAAIVSVLGASPAVFPRIEIAPLSVIELRCSRRGWTWWPASR